A window of the Equus przewalskii isolate Varuska chromosome 10, EquPr2, whole genome shotgun sequence genome harbors these coding sequences:
- the SOCS3 gene encoding suppressor of cytokine signaling 3, with the protein MVTHSKFPAAGMSRPLDTSLRLKTFSSKSEYQLVVNAVRKLQESGFYWSAVTGGEANLLLSAEPAGTFLIRDSSDQRHFFTLSVKTQSGTKNLRIQCEGGSFSLQSDPRSTQPVPRFDCVLKLVHHYMPPPGAPSLPSPPTEPSSSPSSEVPDQPPAQPLPGNPPRRAYYIYSGGEKIPLVLSRPLSSNVATLQHLCRKTVNGHLDSYEKVTQLPGPIREFLDQYDAPL; encoded by the coding sequence ATGGTCACCCACAGCAAGTTTCCCGCCGCCGGGATGAGCCGCCCCCTGGACACCAGCCTGCGCCTCAAGACCTTCAGCTCCAAGAGCGAGTACCAGCTGGTGGTGAACGCAGTGCGCAAGCTGCAGGAGAGCGGCTTCTACTGGAGCGCCGTGACCGGCGGCGAGGCGAACCTGCTGCTCAGCGCTGAGCCGGCCGGCACCTTCCTCATCCGCGACAGCTCGGATCAGCGCCACTTCTTCACGCTCAGCGTCAAGACCCAGTCGGGGACCAAGAACCTGCGCATCCAGTGCGAAGGGGGCAGTTTCTCGCTGCAGAGCGACCCCCGGAGCACGCAACCGGTGCCCCGCTTCGACTGCGTGCTCAAGCTGGTGCATCACTACATGCCGCCCCCCggcgccccctccctcccctcgccACCGACTGAACCCTCCTCCTCGCCCTCCTCCGAGGTGCCAGATCAGCCGCCGGCCCAGCCGCTCCCGGGGAACCCCCCCAGGAGAGCCTATTACATCTACTCGGGGGGCGAGAAGATCCCTCTGGTCTTGAGCCGGCCCCTCTCCTCCAACGTGGCCACTCTCCAACATCTCTGTCGGAAGACCGTCAACGGCCACCTGGACTCCTATGAGAAAGTCACCCAGCTGCCTGGGCCCATTCGGGAGTTCCTGGACCAGTACGATGCCCCGCTTTAA